From the Porites lutea chromosome 5, jaPorLute2.1, whole genome shotgun sequence genome, the window GTTCGATTAGCTGTGACCAGCACATTTGACAATGGCTTTTTGCTGACAACTACACAAGATCCTGTTTGACTTAAAATGAATAGAAATTactaatgaaaaataaaaaagaaaattagttACAAGCTTGTACAAGTACAAAGAGGTTACCAGAGCAGGCAATCTTGTTCTCAGAGACTGCAATCGTGTTGGTTAGCTAAACCGATCACTGATGTCCGTACCGCTTGACAAGGGCAATGAAGACTTTGGGCACAAGATTTATTGGAGAGTTGGTCAAACAACTTTAACATTTTGAGAACAATATAAATGCTGTGCTAATGTGGTTTTAACTTCGCACATCTCACCACAATTTAGTGACGGAAGTGTCAAACAGTCAAAATCAGCATTGGACAAAACTACAGTGAGAATGTTGACCAGGGTGTAAAATTAATTCCTTCTGTGAGAAGCGGCAcattcgccactttaaaaaCGAAAAGGGAAATGGAGATGAAATGTGTTTGGTAATCTTGTTTGTGGTATCGTTACTGGGGATGCGCCGGTCAGCTACTGGCCAATTTTTTCACTGTCCCTAGTAActgtcccagaagtctttgcaatgTTAACTCGCCCAGTTTCCTTCAAGtttttaaagtggcgaatgggCCACTTTCGAGATCGAAAAACCCTctctttcaaaatgaggccaagtgcgcaacatttcacttgaaaatgagttttatttgcatgagaatgaagaatcatttccatatcaaaggctgagcacttaacctcgttttgatacagaggcgcGGGGAACTCGTAAATGGTCTATTTCATGTCCTTTGCATTCTCGCCTGACTCATCTCCTCTCTTCCAACACCATGAACATCTACCACACGGGTGACAGTACCTGGGGACCTTGGTTAGTGATTGTGGTGTACCAAGTATACGCTGAGCGTGGTGTTTGGTGTCTCTTCAGATGCCACCATCCACAACAACGCTTTTGCCGGAAATTCCGTTTGAGCATCCAACTCTGCTCAGTCTCTGGGTTTAAAGGAAATGATTCCACAGTTCTGTTCAGTCTGTACAGTCTAACTACTACGCAAACGATTGCACGGggtaattgttaaatagcttTCAGTACAGTATTTTAAATTGCAAATTGTTGCTACACTAAACTTAACATATGAAACACTTAATTTTTTAACCAGCAGTACATAAGAGAACATAATACGTTGTTGTATCAAATGGAAACTAAGGGAAGAAACCGAGTCCCATCTGCGGCTCGGATTTTTTTCCTGGACCTTTCCATTTGATGCAAAACGTATCATGTTAGTGTACTTCTACAAAAGAGTCACTTAAGACATAAAACAAAATGGTTATACCAGCATTTAACATCCATGCACCGGAATTTTTTATGACGGTGTCAGTTTACTACAGCAGCTACCAGAATGCTTCAcaactttgttttcttgtgcataTTGTATCGCTGTTTAAAATCCAGCAGGATTACTACATACGATTTGGGAAAGGAAATTGTAATGAATGACATTCTGTCCTGCAATAGTAAAATGATACTATCGTGTAAATCTTGCCTATTACATAGAGCATGAGCAACGGGTTATAAAATCCACTGAGaggaaaatgttattttcttgCAAGAAATTATTGACAATTCTTCTTGGCCATGAAGGTTACACACGGTTTGACAGCCTCATTgcctacaaaaaaacaacaacaacaataagaaaacagagaaaaattcaTCACCTTTCATTCTTTCATCATACAGTACGATCTCGacattgctgatcctagcagtaTGCAGGACGCATGTAAAatatgaacctagtatatggccTCGCGCTCCATGAGTTCTTCGTAACAGAGGATAGAGCGCCCGCCTggtgtttgggaggtcataggttcgaatcctgtcctGTCCtgctgattatttcattttcaccaGAAAACACAAGTCAAAACCATAATTTTCTTCATTCTTCGTGACGTTAATAGACCTTGCTCACGATACCCGCCTTCTTCGCACGCGCTTTAGGATTGACGGGATaaacagggttcatacaaaaaattccaACCATTTTGCAAGGACTTTTcgaggacttttcaaggaccacattagattttcaaggaccacctactaggaatataatttcacggactgtacaaaaatgcacatttccAGTCTATTCTTTTAAGGCtctaaggcttgaactgttttctTCACCAAcgtctctacatttttcagtttacttctcttaaattgatagttaattattgcataaaacattgagcactttgaataaataacctttaaatgcTCTGAGTTGTGATTcatattctgtcttggacaaccaaacatcatcaaaaaacactttccatgCCACtaaattcaaagttgaagaaaattcaagaacttttcaaggacttgcacagaaatttaaggacttttaaggaaaaatgggattcaaggacttttcaaggacttcccctaaaatttaaggacttttgaagactgtgcgaaccctgaTAAAGGAAATGTCACATGGTATTTCAGGGGTAAAAAGGTGATAAATTTGCCAACACGAGCAATCTGGGtagagtttgtttattctatcaAAACAAGTGTAAAGTTCAGGTTTTACTGCATTACTGCATTATTGCTGGGAGCATCAAAGGTCGTTACTGCATCCAAAAGAGTAACAATATTTATGATCACTTACACCTATAATGCGCCATTATTCTCTTTTAAGTAAAAAGGTTTTCATTTAActgttgtctagaataaacaaagtCGACAGTGATTTCTTGTACCAGCAGAATTATTTTATCACTTGCTTGCCCcatgagaaaccacgtgacaccAGTCTTTACGCGCATACAAAGAAAGCGGGTAttgtgaataaggtctattcaAGAGATAATAAACAACGTCAAAACTAGTTCATGGATTGAAAAATCTGATCCTTTGATTCTTAGTACGTTTTACAACAGAATTTCATCCAAAAATGCCATCATCAGAAGTGCAGTTCATGTCGACATAAATCAATCAGAAAAGGGTTTTACTCTTGATGTCACTCACCTTGCTGATATCAATTCCGGTTAAAGCTTCAACTGATTTGGGCAGGTTGGCCACAATTTCCAGAATTTCTGAGGTGATCTTACTGGCACCAACGTCGCACTTGCCATTGGACACCATTACAATCTTCTTACACTGGGAAATAGGAGCTGCAACTTCAGCTGCAATCTGTGAAATTACagtcaaaatgagttgagagGCACTACTGGCATATTAAACATGTAGatgttgtaggtaaaatctGTTCTCAGGTCAAAAcagaatttcctttgtctcctatgaatgattagggctaggaaacaaagggAATTCTGAATCAAACTGAGTTGAATACtgatttaacctgaaatcaattTTACCTACAACAGACACCTGCTTGGGATATGAGTTCAGTTTCTGTCCCCAGTGTTCTTTCAGCCCTACACTTTTTACAAAACTGTTTTACACATGGACATGAGGTGCAAGTTTGTGACTACGAAGTACATGTATTAAGGACAAATATAAACAGGCTTGTGTAGAAAAAGCctggtatatatatatatgtatatatatataccttTGGCATGGTCTCCAACACCATATCCACAACAGCAGCTTCTCTGTATTCTTTCCATGCATCAGCCTTCTTTGCCATCTGCTCAGCTTCTGCTGTAGCTTTGGCTTCTATGGCAAATGCTTCAGCTTCTCCTTTCACCTGTTAACAAAAATGGAAATCACTGCCATTCAGTATTAAAATGCTGTACACATAATGTTGATGCTAGCAGCAAGCAGGATTGGTGCACATGAAAATGGGAAATGGCCCAATTCTTGCCATTAGACCAGATCAATGGTGCTGTTAAAATGTCCAAACGGTACAAGTCCCTTTGGTGTGCCTGCCAATTCTCATGCTTGGCACAAGGCCCATGTCTGCTGATTGAaaactttgctttttatttaagGCTGTCACTGAGGACTTGGGGCCGTGGATTTCCCTGGCTGCTGTGAGCATGAACCCtcgctactttcataggaaacaaaggaaaaattgaaCTAAGAAATCCTTAGCTATTCTTTTTCCCTGCCTACCACTTTTttctggcaacttgaaatcttggcCACAGCCTTGCCGTGTGTATGATTAAGTTTACTGGCCAATTTCTCCTGCCAGTtacaacaataaattatttggCTATAATAATCAACATTAACTGgcacattttttgaaaaatacataaagaaaaatgaacttgaCACAAGAAAAGAACACACTCTGTGAATGATTGTACTCTCTCCAAAATCTCTGCCTTTGGATGTCAAGGCGTGATTATTTTCTTGAGAACTTTTGCACTCTGGAATGCACTATTTTGGAAACTTGAGTACATTTTTTAGATCTCTTTCTCTCTGGATATGATCAGGTCTTCTATGAAGAATCCTAGGACACTTACAAAAAAATCTCATGCCCTGGACTTATATTGGCAGGTATACCTTGGATGTCAATGGGTAAAATCATGTCCCACACTCATTGCATGCTTGAATTTCTTTGTATCTTTCTCAACAACATTACTAATAACAGTATCTTTCTTTCCTTAAGCTCTACTAACCTTTATGGCTTCAGCTTCAGCCTCAGCTTCAAGTATCACACGATTCCTTAGAAAGGAAAGACAAGTAAATTGATTTCAGAATCTGTGGGTTTATTACTGACAGCTTAGCTCTAAAGCCAGGGGTACACAGCCCAACACTTGTCCAACTCAATACAACTAGCTGAACTGAATTGAGACTAATAATCTGTTCAAGAATGGTCAGCATGATAAAAGGCCTATTTTAGCAAATAACATTGCATGATACCCATACACTACAGTACCAGTTTATCAACAAATGTGAAACCCTGTGGCACTGGCAAAGAACAGCATCTTTCATTAACTGCATACCTGTTGGCCTCAGCAAGTTTTTCCACTTTATACTTTTCAGCTTCAGCTGGTCGTTTAATGGTTGCTTCCAATTCACGATCTTTACGAGCAATTTCCTACAATATTGACACAACAAACAAGGTAACTACAGGTACAGAGTGActtctctaaaatccatactcTCTTTGAACAGGTTTAGCTGCCTGCTTTGCAATGAAGAGCTGACGTGgcaggctgataatgaatagtaggcagaactcgcaccaaaggcacaagCTCTTAAGGGCTGAGGCATCTaggaatattttgaaatttagagtctcAGAAATGACATTTCCAGGGGATTTCAAGAAGAATTTTCCACCACGGACACCATGTTGTTTCATCACAATGCACAAACGACTAGGAACAATGTAGTCAAAATATCCCAGGCGTTCCATGACATCACACGGTTCaaatgtttcacagatctaaacctgCTTGAATATGTGTTCAACGTCATTCAACACTAATAATAAAATTAGCTAATTCAatggtgcttattttttgttagcagttagGATAGCAGGAGATGAAAGTCGCTGGCTAAGGACCGCTACCAGCCCTTATTGATAGCCCTGGGAATGTGCCCATGATACAACTACATGTAGATAGTTACACCCACACCTTTATAGTAAAAGCAACATGTCAGGTCTTGCAAGCATGAAGCTGAGTTTAAGAGGCCGTGTCATGGCTGTTTAGTTCATTTTCCTGATATCGCCAATTACACTGCCTTATGTACTTTGGAACTCAACATCAACGAAGAAATTACTAGTAAATGGCAAAAATCACATCTTCTTGTACAATGACAagaaccacaacaacaacaaggtaTTACCTGCTCTTGAACATTAATCTGCTGTGCCCTTTCCACAACTTTGATCTGCATCTCTTCTTCCTTAATCTTCTGTTTTGTTATAGAGGCCTGAAGATCATAAGCCAGTTCTGACTGGGCTTTCTATTATATCAAACAGACCAAAGGATTATTAAGTTAGATaagtgaaagaaaaagacaTAATAATATCATATATTTTCTAttattaaagttaaaaaaaaaggttaaatggcttgtttatagtggaaagtgcacttagtttatccagctagtttacaggcactccactcaaatacttagaaacaaatttattaaatataacataacaggattaaaaccccaactggcaggaggcaaccagctggctatttacaagtgtagcaGAGGATTTGCACTTGGctcgggacgaccgagaacaaatccggGAAGTGGCCAGAGCAGGACTTGCCGGCCAGAGTGGGACTTGCCCCCGAACTGCGCATCCAACGAGCGGTCACTCGGCCGCGCTGCCTCCTTTAAGTacactgtaaaagaaaaattataaattattgcCTTTGAactagcctgcaaaaacagccaTCGCTCCTTGCCCCTTGCCGCTGGGACCTTTTGACAGGAGGGTTGTCTTTACACCCCAcagacagaaattccatactgatgatgtaaattaatgtttacataatatatccggtagtcatggggttccaaaaggttgatttgtttgattttatgtttctcttagtGGTCTAACAGGTTAAAGTTTAGTACTCCTCTGCAAACAAGCTTcaacaaaactcaaatgctCCTTCTAAAGAAgattatacaatgatgtgaatgctacgcgcgctgtgattggtcattgcccatgatctattagagtacagatacatggatgacgtcacgggaaacttgttttctttgttttgttcaacatggcacgcggttttgaaaatgtttgtgagattatttcggattgaggcaagtgaaagcttcggaaaaagtttagcaggagctatttacaaagaagaaaaacggagaaacggagaaacggagaccaaaaaagctattgactacttgacaatgcctgaactacaagaaatcttcacaacagttgccattgtgtgtcttcgctacgagagactcgctgttttgcaaaatgttttcgctattattcttctttgagcaagaaaagacggtgaaaaacttttcgaagaaactgtatacaagtaagataaagaagaagctaaaatgaaaagttgggtttgggacttaaaaaatgcctaaactagcacaaatcctcaaaaggtcaagcCGTTTGAGGCAGatatgtgtatcggtctttttcttttctgatcattgtgtaaaacaaatagattccatgttgctgtggttctgttcagtaatagatcacagaggatgtcaaaatgtggtaaaaacagcagtgacacactcgcctgcggctcatgtgccacttctttgtttttacgacattttgacgtcatctgtgatctattactgaacagacgcacggcaacatggaatctatttgttaaatatattCCACGAATATTGACAGTTTTGTAGCAGATTCATTGCATtaacatttgacctttgtgaacatttgtcttttgtctgtcattaaTAAACAATGGctaaaacaatataactacttcgttgaccaatcagaactccTGACCAGTTACCAGAAAGATTTTCCATCATCAGCAtagaatttctgttgctgaggtGCAGACGTCCCTCTTGGTGAAATGTTCCTAAAGGGGATGAATGAAGAGAGAtagctgttttcacaggctaccTGTGAAAACTTTTGAATAGTACCTTGGTCTGAACTTCAATGTCATATGCAGCCTTCTTTAACTCATAGTCTCTCTTGGCTTTGGCAATCAGTGTGTCATTCTCAAACTTAGCTTTCATGCGAGCTTCTTCTGCTAATGCTTCCTAACATAGCATAAAATAATTCAGATTTCATCAAGTAAACATGTATACTCAAAATTACTACATACACTGGTAATAAAACTACAAATACTTGAGCTTTAAATGGACAGCCCTTGAAATATTGCTAAGAGAAATGGAGGGGCATGTACAAGTCAAATTTTCAATTACAACATCACTGGCACACAAAATGaacttgtaaaaataaaaattaacttaaaCCAAGACAAAAGGTCAACCTCAGCATAAttatacaatacaatataaaaATCTGACACACAGATGTGTTCATGTGCACCATATTGATGATAAACTTTTACCTTGATTCCAGAATCTCTCTTAGCCTCTGCTTCACCAATCCTGGCATCTCTTTTGACCTGTGCCGTCCTGGCCATGCCAAGAGCAAGCAAATAGCCCTGAAAAAAGGAGCCAAACACATGCTAGACATATATACACAAGTACCACTAAGAAGctaaaaatttttagggaacAGGACAGAGTGATATGAACATTAAAGAAATTGCTTGCCGTTTGGGCAAGCTGTTGCTGAAGTTTACTAGCACAGAGCAGTTGTGCAGCTGGTTCACCATTCCCCCTTTCCACTAACATTTTTGTGGTTCCATGGGTTTTGTGGTTCCATGGGTTTATAGACGAAGtccatttttatttctctttttcttttaaacactGTACACACTAAATTACAATACACTGCCCATGTCAAAGGAACAACCACAATTTAAATTTGATCCAGGTGTAaagtaaacagtaaaaatgatgatgacaatgataatgatgatgatgatgatgatgatgatgatgatgatgatgatgatgatgatgatgatgatgatgatcgtggtggtggtggtagtttGTGGTATAGGTGATTTGAAATTAACTGATCTTTTCACGTGTTAGTTACCTCATCATCTCTGATATCCTTTATTGTGTAGCTCACAACACTGACTCCCATGTTAACCAAGTCAGATGATGCCACCTACAAAAAGTAAATTCAAAACATAGTTGCTTAGTAACATATATACATTTGCATgtagtaaaaaaataatgctaaCAAGAATGAAGACTGACAAGaatgactgttcatttttccaaTAGGTACAAGTACCGACAAATGTTTGCCATAAATAGATTTAATCAATCCTCAAAACCTGAAATGAAAGGTTCAACAAACAATAGCGCTTGTGAACTATAACCTCAGGGAATCTCATCTATACACAGCATTCTCCCtgaattttagctcagcaggtaggGGACCATT encodes:
- the LOC140937065 gene encoding flotillin-1-like is translated as MVFFETCGPNEAMVVSGVCHSKPALVSGGRIFVWPWIQKLQKISLNTMTLNVESPRVYTRHGVPISVTGIAQVKIQGQNQEMLYAACQQFLGKSQEEVRSVALETLEGHQRAIMGTMTVEEIYKDRKKFSKSVFEVASSDLVNMGVSVVSYTIKDIRDDEGYLLALGMARTAQVKRDARIGEAEAKRDSGIKEALAEEARMKAKFENDTLIAKAKRDYELKKAAYDIEVQTKKAQSELAYDLQASITKQKIKEEEMQIKVVERAQQINVQEQEIARKDRELEATIKRPAEAEKYKVEKLAEANRNRVILEAEAEAEAIKVKGEAEAFAIEAKATAEAEQMAKKADAWKEYREAAVVDMVLETMPKIAAEVAAPISQCKKIVMVSNGKCDVGASKITSEILEIVANLPKSVEALTGIDISKAMRLSNRV